The following coding sequences lie in one Arachis hypogaea cultivar Tifrunner chromosome 9, arahy.Tifrunner.gnm2.J5K5, whole genome shotgun sequence genomic window:
- the LOC112709806 gene encoding ADP,ATP carrier protein 1, chloroplastic, translating into MEAVLQSRGLLSLPTNPRNRFLHSSQGLKHRFFTPKPKTLDGSSLTINNGLLFPKPINGFPSKSNIYHGFSKNEKTLFLCKAEAAAAADGSGGEAEKQKFVGIELATLKKIVPLGLMFFCILFNYTILRDTKDVLVVTARGSSAEIIPFLKTWVNLPMAIGFMLLYTKLANVLSKQALFYTVIVPFIAFFGAFGFVLYPLSNYIHPEALADKLLNILGPRFLGPLAIMRIWSFCLFYVMAELWGSVVISVLFWGFANQITTVDEAKRFYPLFGLGANVALVFSGRTVKYFSNLRKNLGPGVDGWAISLKAMMSIVVLMGLVICFLYWWVNNFVPLPTRSKKKKEKPKMGTMESLKFLVSSNYIRDLATLVVAYGISINLVEVTWKSKLKAQFPSPNEYSSFMGDFSTATGIATFTMMLLSQFIFEKYGWGVAAKITPTVLLLTGVGFFSLILFGDPLGPALAKFGMTPLLAAVYVGAMQNIFSKSAKYSLFDPCKEMAYIPLDEDTKVKGKAAIDVVCNPLGKSGGALIQQFMILTFGSLANSTPYLGGVLLAIVLAWLGAAKSLDTQFTALRREEELEKEMERASAVKIPVVSEDKDGNGSLSSSSPLNPASDDSSSSPSESSSESSYPRNN; encoded by the exons ATGGAAGCTGTTCTTCAATCAAGGGGGCTTCTCTCTCTCCCAACGAATCCCAGAAACAGGTTTCTCCACTCATCACAAGGCTTAAAGCACAGATTTTTCAcaccaaaacccaaaacccttgATGGGTCTTCTCTAACAATTAACAATGGATTATTATTCCCCAAACCGATTAATGGGTTTCCCTCAAAATCTAACATTTATCATGGGTTTTCCAAAAATGAAAAAACTTTGTTCCTTTGCAAAGCTGAGGCTGCTGCGGCTGCTGATGGGTCTGGTGGAGAAGCTGAGAAACAAAAGTTTGTGGGAATTGAGTTAGCCACACTCAAGAAAATTGTTCCCTTGGGGTTGATGTTCTTTTGCATCTTGTTCAATTACACAATCCTGAGGGACACAAAGGATGTTCTTGTTGTTACTGCAAGAGGGAGCAGTGCTGAGATCATACCATTCTTGAAGACATGGGTGAATCTTCCCATGGCTATTGGGTTCATGTTGTTATACACAAAATTGGCCAATGTTTTGTCAAAACAAGCACTTTTCTACACTGTGATTGTTCCATTCATTGCTTTCTTTGGTGCTTTTGGGTTTGTTTTGTACCCTCTCAGCAACTATATCCACCCTGAGGCTCTTGCTGACAAGCTTCTAAACATCCTTGGACCAAGGTTCCTTGGTCCTCTTGCAATCATGAGGATTTGGAGCTTCTGTTTGTTCTATGTCATGGCTGAATTGTGGGGGAGTGTGGTCATTTCAGTGTTGTTTTGGGGGTTTGCTAATCAG ATAACTACAGTTGATGAAGCAAAACGGTTCTACCCATTGTTTGGACTTGGGGCCAATGTTGCCCTCGTGTTCTCTGGCCGGACAGTGAAATACTTTTCTAATTTGAGGAAGAATTTAGGTCCCGGAGTCGATGGTTGGGCCATCTCACTAAAAGCAATGATGAGCATAGTCGTGCTTATGGGACTTGTGATCTGTTTTCTGTACTGGTGGGTGAATAATTTCGTTCCTCTTCCTACACGtagcaagaagaagaag GAGAAGCCGAAAATGGGAACAATGGAGAGCTTGAAATTCTTGGTGTCCTCAAATTACATCAGGGATCTTGCCACTTTAGTGGTTGCATATGGAATTAGCATTAATCTTGTTGAGGTGACATGGAAATCTAAGCTCAAAGCTCAG TTTCCTAGCCCTAATGAATATTCTTCTTTTATGGGCGACTTCTCGACCGCAACTGGTATTGCCACATTCACAATGATGCTTCTAAGCCAATTTATATTTGAGAAATATGGATGGGGAGTTGCTGCCAAGATCACACCGACGGTCCTTCTATTGACCGGAGTTGGCTTCTTTTCTCTTATATTGTTCGGAGACCCTCTTGGCCCTGCTCTCGCAAAGTTTGGAATGACGCCACTATTAGCAGCTGTGTATGTTGGTGCCATGCAGAACATTTTTAGCAAGAGTGCTAAATACAGCTTATTCGATCCCTGCAAAGAAATGGCCTACATACCCTTGGATGAAGATACCAAG GTTAAAGGGAAGGCAGCAATTGATGTTGTGTGCAACCCATTGGGAAAATCCGGAGGTGCTCTTATTCAGCAATTCATGATCTTAACTTTTGGATCACTAGCCAATTCGACTCCATACCTTGGAGGGGTGCTTCTGGCAATTGTTCTTGCGTGGTTAGGCGCAGCCAAGTCCTTGGACACTCAGTTTACGGCATTGCGCCGGGAAGAAGAACTCGAGAAAGAGATGGAAAGAGCATCTGCTGTTAAGATACCGGTAGTGTCTGAGGACAAGGATGGAAACGGTTCTCTTTCGAGCAGCTCACCGTTAAATCCGGCATCTGATGACTCATCAAGTAGTCCATCCGAATCCTCATCGGAATCCTCATATCCTCGCAATaattag
- the LOC112709808 gene encoding coleoptile phototropism protein 1: MQHNMLMTATKAKDCTTSTLLELFTEMKNQTNTDSINFPPPRSPSSQFSSECWFDDACILDMDYFVKTLSGIKAKGVRADLIGSIITHYASKWLPDLSAGDLAEKGLTQFEESPESVTASWMKKRFFVETLVGVLPPEKDAIPCNFLLRLLRTANMVGVEASYRHELERRISWQLDQASLRELVIPSFSHTCGTLLDVELVIRLVKRFVSLDSEGAKSGAALVKVAKLVDCYLAEAAVDANLSLSEFVTLAGALPSHARATDDGLYRAIDTYLKAHPSVSKEDRKGLCRLIDSRKLTPEASLHAAQNERFPVRAVIQVLLSEQTKLNRNLDWSGSLISSTRSPNGVLDACLSKREMNAQHMEIRKLKEELYRVQSQCNAMQVQMERMVEKKKGFFKWMRFGVMPNAFGSKGFGGVEKIDEVVEGEVGFGRQTPMDLKTKLVKGRTPHKWRKSLS, from the exons ATGCAGCATAACATGCTTATGACAGCTACAAAAGCAAAAGATTGTACTACTTCTACATTACTTGAGCTTTTCACTGAGATGAAGAATCAAACCAACACAGATTCCATCAATTTTCCACCACCAAGATCTCCATCATCCCAATTCTCCTCTGAATGCTGGTTTGATGATGCATGCATCCTTGACATGGACTACTTTGTCAAGACCCTTTCCGGAATCAAAGCGAAAGGCGTCCGGGCCGACTTGATTGGTTCCATAATCACACACTATGCCTCCAAATGGCTACCTGACCTCTCTGCAGGTGACTTGGCCGAAAAAGGCCTTACGCAATTCGAGGAATCACCAGAGAGCGTCACAGCTTCTTGGATGAAGAAGAGGTTCTTTGTGGAAACATTGGTGGGAGTTCTGCCTCCTGAGAAGGATGCAATCCCCTGCAACTTCCTCCTTCGCCTTCTCCGAACAGCGAACATGGTTGGTGTTGAGGCTAGTTATAGACACGAGCTTGAGAGGCGGATTTCATGGCAGCTTGACCAAGCTTCATTGAGAGAGCTTGTGATTCCATCATTCAGCCACACTTGTGGAACTCTTTTGGATGTTGAGCTTGTTATTAGGCTTGTTAAGAGGTTTGTGAGTTTGGATAGTGAGGGAGCCAAGAGTGGTGCTGCTCTTGTTAAGGTGGCTAAGTTGGTTGACTGCTACCTCGCCGAGGCTGCTGTTGATGCGAATTTGAGCTTGTCCGAGTTTGTCACTCTTGCAGGAGCTCTTCCAAGCCATGCTAGAGCAACAGATGATGGATTGTACAGAGCCATTGACACTTATCTAAAA GCACATCCAAGTGTGTCCAAGGAAGATAGGAAGGGTTTGTGTAGGCTTATTGATAGCCGGAAACTCACTCCGGAGGCGTCGCTTCACGCGGCTCAAAATGAAAGGTTCCCTGTGAGAGCTGTGATTCAGGTGCTCCTGTCAGAGCAAACTAAATTGAACCGGAATCTAGATTGGAGTGGCTCCTTGATCAGCAGCACTAGGAGCCCGAATGGCGTGCTAGACGCATGTCTTTCGAAGCGCGAGATGAATGCTCAACACATGGAGATAAGGAAGCTCAAGGAAGAGCTGTATAGGGTGCAAAGCCAGTGCAATGCAATGCAG GTACAAATGGAGAGGATGGTTGAAAAGAAGAAAGGGTTCTTCAAGTGGATGAGATTTGGGGTGATGCCTAATGCATTTGGAAGCAAAGGGTTTGGAGGAGTGGAGAAAATTGATGAAGTTGTTGAAGGAGAAGTTGGATTTGGAAGGCAAACACCAATGGACTTGAAGACCAAGTTGGTCAAAGGTAGGACTCCTCACAAGTGGAGGAAATCCTTGTCTTGA
- the LOC112709809 gene encoding uncharacterized protein, with protein MAEEDYGFTKEEMVVSENLGYPKAYAKLCRNKDLSPFSHGPPFTFLPYALKEHEAERARDLDKMFAIIDPKAKPTTKPKIFASLLWKQLSHLGNAGFDPAVIRIDAYGNVVYYHADSTSPLAWDIDHWFPCSRGGLTVVSNLRIMQKQACKKKKNKLEFLIPWWEFQLGVSVNQFLSIFTSSNSDFRHRGFSFLFCEGEDHELNGSQIVDSHSFPQHFFALKEEIGLAPAAIVESRRESRTESYNRNPKPMSAAIVASRKSKGNILKENEDPQLGKNPYHAIVMARDSLKQREESARFQAEIQKLDNEVKEMKLMNEEEKLIVQDLEIELIKCRRKAEKCRRLAEAQCSYRTMLEKMIRDTMHQTVMYKEQIRLNQAASNALMARLEAQKEICDAAEKELHKKFKQRDELDNEIRHEWEQGRKRTRIDASAFEDKEDDGKPVLYLHGSKPRNHLHKELRILLDEEQRGCEDGFLAKEEEQEKEEHEKEQKTSADKNMTEEKLEEQERSLVALEEDNSIERKLERLEISESEENRKRRGKGNVEKWLEMLLEGMDPQETNENEHTLKVSDSDIKEKQMQLAEEDRIENEASKEKINGSTRFKGVEKKEKQATLVRSESARILRRIPSSPSLFLGMRKGLESFRKKPATGNDIEDGRHSVVGNKFFGSPFKTLKKAVKL; from the exons ATGGCAGAGGAAGATTATGGATTCACCAAAGAAGAAATGGTTGTTAGTGAGAATCTTGGGTACCCAAAAGCCTATGCAAAGCTCTGCCGCAATAAGGATTTAAGTCCTTTCAGCCATGGCCCTCCCTTCACTTTCTTACCTTATGCTTTGAAGGAACATGAG GCTGAGAGAGCAAGGGATTTGGATAAGATGTTTGCGATTATCGATCCAAAGGCGAAGCCAACTACAAAGCCTAAGATCTTTGCCAGTCTCTTGTGGAAGCAGCTCAGCCATCTTGG GAATGCTGGTTTCGACCCTGCTGTGATTCGAATCGATGCCTATGGCAATGTCGTGTATTATCATGCAGATTCAACCTCTCCACTGGCTTGGGACATTGATCACTGGTTTCCTTGTTCAA GAGGGGGATTAACTGTTGTAAGCAATCTGAGGATCATGCAGAAGCAAGCttgtaagaagaagaaaaacaagctGGAGTTCTTAATCCCATGGTGGGAATTCCAACTAGGTGTATCTGTAAACCAGTTCTTGTCTATTTTCACTTCTTCAAATTCAGACTTCAG GCATAGAGGCTTTTCATTTCTGTTCTGTGAAGGAGAAGATCATGAGTTGAATGGTTCACAAATTGTGGATTCTCATTCTTTTCCCCAACATTTCTTTGCATTGAAAGAGGAAATTGGCCTAGCTCCGGCTGCAATTGTAGAATCTCGAAGGGAATCACGAACAGAATCTTACAATAGGAATCCAAAGCCAATGTCTGCTGCTATTG TAGCTTCAAGAAAAAGCAAGGGAAATATTTTGAAGGAAAATGAAGATCCACAGTTGGGTAAAAATCCCTATCATGCCATTGTCATGGCTAGAGATTCCCTAAAGCAAAGAGAAGAAAGTGCAAGATTTCAAGCAGAGATACAGAAGCTAGATAATGAAGTGAAAGAAATGAAGCTcatgaatgaagaagaaaagctcatagTTCAGGACCTAGAAATAGAGCTGATAAAATGTCGGCGAAAGGCAGAGAAGTGCCGGAGGCTAGCAGAGGCTCAGTGCTCTTACAGGACCATGCTGGAGAAGATGATTAGAGACACAATGCACCA GACTGTCATGTATAAGGAACAGATTAGATTGAACCAGGCTGCAAGTAATGCATTGATGGCTAGACTTGAAGCGCAGAAGGAAATTTGTGATGCTGCAGAGAAAGAGCTTCACAAGAAGTTCAAACAAAGAGATGAACTAGATAATGAGATTAGGCATGAATGGGAGCAAGGAAGAAAGAGAACAAGAATAGACGCTTCCGCTTTCGAGGATAAGGAAGATGATGGAAAACCTGTTCTGTATTTGCATGGAAGCAAGCCAAGAAACCATTTGCACAAAGAGCTAAGGATTCTTTTGGATGAAGAACAAAGAGGATGCGAAGATGGTTTCCTtgcaaaagaagaagaacaagagaaagaAGAACATGAGAAAGAGCAAAAAACATCAGCAGATAAGAACATGACAGAAGAGAAACTTGAGGAGCAAGAAAGATCACTTGTTGCATTGGAGGAAGACAACTCCATTGAAAGGAAACTTGAGAGGCTAGAAATAAGTGAAAGtgaagaaaatagaaagagacgTGGCAAAGGGAATGTGGAAAAGTGGCTTGAAATGCTTCTAGAAGGCATGGATCCACAAGAAACAAATGAGAATGAGCATACCTTGAAAGTTTCAGACAGTGATATTAAAGAGAAGCAGATGCAACTGGCTGAAGAAGATAGAATAGAAAATGAAGCAAGCAAGGAAAAGATAAATGGTAGTACAAGGTTTAAAGGGGTGGAAAAGAAGGAGAAGCAAGCAACGCTTGTTAGATCAGAGAGTGCACGGATCTTGAGGCGAATACCATCATCACCATCTTTGTTTCTGGGGATGAGAAAAGGTCTAGAAAGCTTTAGGAAGAAGCCTGCAACAGGAAATGATATTGAGGATGGCAGACACAGTGTTGTTGGAAACAAATTCTTTGGTTCGCCCTTCAAGACACTCAAGAAAGCAGTGAAACTTTGA
- the LOC112709807 gene encoding pentatricopeptide repeat-containing protein At1g15510, chloroplastic, which yields MASFPNSSKFHPQRDPPTLPTSNSTKLKTFTFSHHNFHTRKFKRAKKPILVSNSNSITTTTRSTINNNNNNNNNNPSYEICQLCLVGNLENAMSYLDLQVPIDEEAYVALLRLCESKRARKEGSKVYAHVSNSSLMMTLLSLKLGNALLSMFVRFGNLVDAWHVFGKMEERNVFSWNVLVGGYAKAGFFDEALDLYHRMLWGGMRPDIYTFPCVLRTCGGIPDLVRGKEVHGHVMRFGFESDVDVVNALITMYVKCGDIKTARLVFDKMPNRDRISWNAMIAGYFENGECLEGLRLFCMMLALPVDPDLMTMTSVITACEILGDERLGREIHGYVMRTEFWRDPSVYNSLIQMYSSVGLIMEAEKVFSRTEHRDVVTWTAMISGYENSFLPHKALETYKMMESEGIMPDEITIASALCACTCLSRLDSGIYLHEVAKKTGLISYIIVANTLIDMYAKCKCIDKALEVFHSTHNKNIISWTSIILGLRINNRCFEALCFFKEMMLRLKPNSVTLISVLSTCARIGALMCGKEIHAHAFRTGVSTDGFLPNAILDMYVRCGRMEYAWKQFFSGDQDVAAWNIFLTGYAERGKGSLAVELFHRMVESNVKPDEITFISILCACSRSGLVTEGLEIFDSMKCKYYITPNLKHYACMVDLLGRAGLLEDAYGFIQKMPIKPDPAVWGALLNACRIHHDVKLGELAAANIFRDDTRSVGYYILLSNMYADSEKWENVARVRKMMRENGLVVDPGCSWVEVKGKVHAFLSDDNYHPQMKELNGVLDRFYKKMKEAGIGGPESDQLDITEASKADIFCGHSERLAIAFGLVNSAPGMPIWVTKNLYMCQSCHNTVKFISKEVRREISVRDADQFHHFKGGICSCMDEDYRN from the coding sequence ATGGCATCGTTTCCCAACTCCTCAAAATTCCATCCTCAAAGGGACCCTCCAACTCTTCCCACTTCAAATTCCACAAAGCTCAAAACTTTCACTTTTTCCCATCACAATTTCCATACCCGTAAGTTCAAAAGAGCTAAAAAACCAATCTTGGTCTCAAACTCAAACTCCATTACCACCACCACAAGAAGCaccattaacaacaacaacaacaacaacaacaacaacccaaGCTACGAAATTTGCCAGCTTTGCCTTGTTGGGAACTTGGAAAATGCTATGAGCTACTTAGACCTTCAAGTTCCCATTGATGAAGAAGCCTATGTTGCTTTGTTGCGGTTATGTGAGTCTAAGCGTGCAAGGAAAGAAGGGTCAAAGGTTTATGCTCATGTTTCAAATTCTTCATTGATGATGACCCTTTTGAGCCTTAAGCTTGGTAATGCACTATTGAGTATGTTTGTGAGGTTTGGGAACTTAGTTGATGCATGGCATGTGTTTGGGAAAATGGAAGAGAGAAATGTGTTCTCTTGGAATGTTCTTGTTGGAGGATATGCCAAAGCTGGATTCTTTGATGAAGCACTTGATCTTTACCATAGGATGTTGTGGGGTGGCATGAGGCCTGATATTTACACTTTCCCTTGTGTTTTGAGGACTTGCGGCGGCATCCCGGATTTGGTGAGGGGAAAAGAGGTTCATGGACATGTTATGAGATTTGGTTTTGAATCAGATGTGGATGTGGTCAATGCATTGATAACAATGTATGTGAAATGTGGGGATATCAAGACTGCCCGGttggtgtttgataaaatgcctaaTAGGGACAGGATTTCGTGGAATGCGATGATTGCTGGATATTTCGAGAATGGAGAGTGTTTGGAAGGACTGAGATTGTTCTGTATGATGCTTGCACTTCCTGTTGATCCGGATTTGATGACCATGACCAGTGTGATTACTGCATGCGAGATTCTTGGTGATGAGAGGCTGGGGAGGGAGATCCATGGTTATGTCATGAGGACAGAGTTTTGGAGAGACCCTTCAGTTTATAACTCGTTAATTCAGATGTACTCATCTGTTGGGCTTATTATGGAAGCTGAAAAGGTTTTCTCAAGAACAGAACACAGAGATGTCGTGACGTGGACTGCAATGATATCAGGGTATGAGAATAGTTTTCTTCCCCATAAAGCACTTGAAACATATAAAATGATGGAATCGGAAGGCATCATGCCGGACGAAATCACCATAGCGAGTGCACTATGCGCTTGTACTTGTTTAAGTCGTTTAGATTCAGGAATATACCTTCATGAGGTGGCCAAGAAGACAGGGCTCATCTCTTACATTATAGTTGCAAACACACTCATTGACATGTATGCTAAGTGTAAATGCATTGACAAAGCTCTAGAAGTTTTCCACTCTACTCACAACAAGAATATTATATCTTGGACATCTATCATCCTTGGTCTACGGATAAACAACCGGTGTTTTGAAGCTTTATGTTTCTTCAAGGAGATGATGCTTAGACTAAAGCCAAACTCTGTTACATTAATTTCTGTCCTATCAACATGTGCTAGAATAGGAGCTTTGATGTGTGGGAAAGAGATCCATGCCCATGCATTTAGAACAGGAGTTAGCACTGATGGTTTTCTGCCGAATGCGATTTTGGACATGTATGTAAGGTGTGGAAGAATGGAATATGCTTGGAAACAATTCTTCTCAGGTGATCAGGATGTTGCAGCATGGAACATTTTCCTTACAGGATATGCTGAGCGTGGGAAAGGATCACTTGCTGTCGAACTGTTCCATCGAATGGTAGAGTCAAACGTCAAGCCGGATGAAATCACATTTATCTCCATACTATGTGCTTGCAGCAGATCTGGTTTGGTGACAGAAGGCTTGGAAATTTTTGACAGCATGAAGTGTAAATATTATATTACCCCTAATCTGAAACACTATGCATGCATGGTTGATTTACTGGGCCGTGCAGGTTTGTTGGAGGATGCTTATGGATTCATACAAAAAATGCCAATAAAACCAGATCCTGCAGTTTGGGGAGCTTTATTAAATGCTTGCAGGATCCATCATGATGTCAAGCTTGGGGAACTCGCTGCTGCGAATATCTTCCGAGATGACACTAGAAGTGTTGGATATTACATTCTTCTATCTAATATGTATGCTGACAGCGAAAAATGGGAGAATGTTGCAAGAGTAAGAAAAATGATGAGAGAAAATGGGCTAGTAGTAGATCCTGGATGCAGCTGGGTGGAAGTCAAGGGAAAAGTGCATGCGTTTCTCAGTGATGATAACTACCATCCCCAAATGAAGGAATTAAATGGAGTTTTGGACCGGTTTTACAAGAAAATGAAGGAAGCTGGCATTGGAGGGCCAGAGAGCGATCAATTAGACATAACGGAAGCTTCGAAGGCCGATATATTTTGTGGACACAGTGAGAGACTGGCCATTGCCTTTGGACTAGTTAATTCAGCCCCCGGGATGCCTATTTGGGTGACGAAGAATCTGTATATGTGCCAAAGTTGTCATAACACTGTCAAATTCATCTCCAAGGAAGTTCGCAGAGAGATTTCGGTAAGGGATGCTGATCAGTTTCACCATTTCAAGGGAGGTATCTGCTCTTGCATGGATGAAGATTATAGGAATTAG